The genomic DNA CAGGACCTGGGGCGAGGGGACCGTGGACGGCCAGGTCAGAGCTGCCGCCGGGGCGTAGACGAGCGCCGCCAGCGCCAGGCACGGGGCCGTCAGTTGGAGTGTCGGGACGTCCTTCAGGTAGCGGGCCGCTATCAGCGGCGCCGTCGCGTATCCCAGCACCGTCAGCAGCACCTCCGCCAGCGAGCGCGCGTCGCCGCCCGTCAGATGCGGGACCGTGAGGACCGTGACCCCGGCCAGGCCCAGCCCCAGGCCCGCCAGCCGCCGGGTGCCCAGCCGCTCCGTGTCGCCGAAGAAGCGCGCCATCAGCACGCCGACGATCGGTACGCCCGCGATCAGCAGCCCGGCCGTAGAGCTGGACAGGTGGCGCTCGGCGTCCGTCAGCGTGAACCACGGGACGATGATCTCTATGCACGCGAAGGCCAGCATCGGGCGCCAGTGCGTGCGGACCGTGCGGGTCAGGCCGCCTTGTCGCAGGGCGAAGGGCAGGAGCAGTACGGCGCCCAGGGCGCAGCGTGTGAAGACGACCATGGACGGGGACAGCGGGGCGTCCACCGCCACCTTGATCATCAGGTAGGGGATGCCCCACACCACTCCCATCAGGGAGAACAGGAACCAGCCGCGTGCAGTCATACGGCGAGTGTCGGACCGGTCAACGCCGATCGTCTTGAACGCTGTTGCGGTACGCCGCCGGCGTCACCCCCAGCACCCGCCGGAACCACCGCGTCAGATGCGCCTGGTCCGCGAAGCCCACCTGCGCCGCGACCTCGGCGGGCCGCCCGCCCGCCTCCAGCAGGCCGCGGGCCCTCGTCACCCGGTGCTGGGCGAGCCAGGCGTACGGCGGGATCCCCATCGTCGTACGGAAGGCCCTCAGGAGCTGGTAGCGGGACAGGCCGAAGTCCGCGGCCAGGGACGAGAGCGACGGCGGGGTCAGCAGCTCGTCGGCCAGGCGGTCCCGTACGGCGTGTGCCACCCAGGCCGCGCCCACGGTCAGGTCCGGTGCCGGGCCGGACGTGGAGTGGCGGCGGGCCAGGGCCGTGAGGAGCCACGGGAGGCGGGACTCCGCCTCCAACGGGTCCGGGCAGACGCTGAGTTGGGTGTGCGCCGCGCGCAGGGCCACGGCGAGTTCCGCGTCATCGAGGAGGGGTTCGCGGAAGTGCGGGAGGCCGGTGCCGAGGATGCCGTCCGTCAGCAGTGCCGGGTCCGCGTAGAGGGCGCGGTAGGCGTAGCCCTCGGTGGTGGTGCCGGGGCCGCCCGTGTGCATTTCGTCGGGCGCGAGGACGACGATGGAGCCCGGGCCCAGCCGGAGGCGTCCGCCGCGGTAGTCGATGAGTTCCGAGCCGCCGACGCAGACGCCGATCGAGAACTCGGCGTGCTCGTGCGGGGCGAAGACGTGCCGGTCGAAACGGGCGGTCAGGAGGTCGAGGGGTGGGCCGCAGCGGCCCAGTCTCGCCCTCGTCCACAGCGCCTGCTCACGTGCGCTCACCGGCCGCACCCCCTCTCCTCCCCAGGGTGCAACGCGCCGGGGCCGTGTGTCATGCCGGGGTGAGCGCCCGTTCCAACGCGTCGAAGGCCGCGCACACCCGTGCCCGGTGGTCGTCCACCAGGCTTTCCGCCGGCTCCCCCGCGAACACGCGGCGCGCGGTCGCGACGTAGACCGTGCGGTACGCGGCGACGGTCAGGGCCGCGGTCAGGGCGGGGTCGGGAGTGTCCGGGGCGGTCTCGGTGAGGGCGGTGGTCAGGGCGTTCTCGATCTCCTCCAGCGCCTCGCGGCCCCGGGCGCGCAGGGCGGGCGAGTCGGCCACGACCTCCCAGAAGTCCGGGAATCCGCGGTCGGGGCCGGCCAACGGGTGGCGCTGGTCGAGGAGTTCGAGGGCGAGGCGGCGGAGCGCGGCGAGCGGGGTCTCGCCGGGGGCGCGGTGGCGTACGGCCCCGCTGAACACCTCGACGGCCTCCGGGATGCGGTCGAGGAACAGGTCCTCCTTGCGCGGGAAGTAGTTGAAGACGGTCATCGTCGACACCTCGGCGGCCCGCGCCACCTCCGCCACCGACACCTGGTCGAAGCCGCGCTCCCGGAACAGCGCCGAGGCGACGTTCGAGATCCGTTGCCGCGTCGCCCGCTTCTTGCGCTCCCTCAGCGGCAGCTCGGCCGCGTTCTCGTTCTCACTCACGAGAACAGTGTAGCCAACATAATTTTTTAGTGACTACAATCCTGCCTATGAAAACTGACACCGACTACGACGTCGTCATCGCCGGCGCCGGTCCCATCGGCCTGCTGCTCGCCTGTGAGCTGCGGCTCGGCGGGGTGCGGGTGCTGGTCGCGGAGCGGCTGGCCGAGGTGGACGAGACGATCAAGGCGGGCGGGATCAACACCCTCACCGCCGTCTCCCTGTACCGGCGGGGGCTGCTGCCCGCGCTGACCGAGGTGCAGGTCGAGACGGCGAACGGCATGAAGGAGTTCCTGCGGACGCAGAGCGGCGGTGACGGTGCCGCCCCGCCGCCGAAGTCCGCCGGGCACTTCGCCGGGATCACCCTGCGCGCCGATCTGCTCGACGCGTCGGACCCCGCCTTCGCGGAGGTCGGTCCGCCCGGCGAGGTCGGCCGGTTCGTCCCGCAGGCCCCGTTGGAGCGGCTGCTCGGCCGGCGCGCCGGCGAACTCGGCGTCGAGGTGCGCAGGCAGGTCGAATTGACCGGCTTCGACACCGACGAGGACGGGGTGACCGTCCACCTCGCGCCTCTCACTCCCACGGACGGCTCCGCGCCGCAGACCGTTCGCGCAGGCTGGCTGGTCGGCTGCGACGGCGGCCGCAGCCTCGTCCGCAAGCTCGCCGGGATCCAGTTCCCGGGCACCGCACCGGAGATCACCGGCTACCAGGCGATCGCCGACCTGACCGGCACCGAGGGTCTGAGCAAGGGCTGGAACGCCACCGGCACGGGGATGTACACCTACGGCCCGATGCCGGGACGGATGGTCTCCATCGAGTTCGACGGGCCGCCCGCCGACCGTCAATCCCCGGTCACCACCGAGGAGTTGCAGGCCAGTGTGCGCCGCGTGACCGGAGTCGACGCCACCGTGCACCAACTGCACACGGCGACCCGGTTCACCGACAACTGCCGCCAGGCGGAGACCTATCGCTCGGGCCGGGTGCTGCTCGCGGGCGACGCGGCGCACGTCCACTCGCCGTTCGGCGGACAGGGGCTCAACCTCGGGGTCGGGGACGCGATGAACCTCGGCTGGAAGCTCGCCCTGGTGGTGAGCGGCCGGGCGCCCGCCGGACTGCTCGACACCTACACGGCGGAACGGCATCCGATCGGCGCCTGGGTACTGGACTGGACCCGCGCGCAGATCGCGGTGATGCGGCCCGACGCGCACGCCCGTGCCCTGCGCGGGGTGATCAGCGACCTCGCGGGGACGGTCGACGGCACGACGTACTTCGTCCAGCGGATCTCCGGCGCCTGGCAGCACTACGACCTCCCCGGCGACCACCCCCTGACCGGCCGCAGTGCCCCCGACCTCGAACTCGCCGACGGCACCCGCCTCGGCGACCACCTCCACACCGGCCGCGCGCTCCTCCTCGACCTCACCGACGACCCCAAACTCCGGGCGCGCGCGGCGGGTTACGAGGGTCTGGTGGACGTCCTGACCACCACCTGCCCCCAACACCCGGAACTGGCCGGGCTGTTGGTGCGCCCCGACGGGATCACGGCATGGGCGGCCGACGTGGACGGCACCGAGGACGACCCGGCGGAGGCGCTGCGGCTGTGGTTCGGCGCGCCGCTTGGCACTTGACACTGCCGCGGCGTCAGCATCTGCACTGACCCCATGAGGACCAACTGGGCAGGCGGCGGGCGGGTGTTCGGGTATGCGCGGGCGCGACGGGCCCTGGTGGCCGGGTCGGCGCTCGCGTGTGTGCTGGAGACGCTCACCATGTCGGTGCTGCTGCGGGACTGGCCGGTGCTCCACGAACTGGTGCCGATTCTGGGCCTGTTCGCGGTCGCGTCCGTCGCCGCCCTGCACGCGTCCTCCGTCGCCCGCCCGCACCTGCTGGACCCGCACGCGCTACGGCTCCGGCGGGCCACCCGCGCCGACGTGACCGTCCCGCTGGGTCACATCGCCTCCGCCGAGGGCGAGTTGCGGGTGGCCCGGCGCCGGGCCGACGGCGAACTCGACCTCCCCGTCGGCTTCCGCACCTCCGTCACCCTCCAACTCGCCGAGCCGGTCACCCACTTCACGCTGCTCGGCCGGCAACGGGAGGTCCACACCGTCCACTTCCACGCCGACGACGCCGACCACGTCGTAGAAACACTCACAGAAGCAATCAGGCGGGTGCGAACCGTACCTTCGACGTTCCCGGGTCCGCCTGGGTGAGCCGGACGCGCAGCCGCTCACCCAACGGCAGCGGGGTGGTGCCGCCTTCGAGGCGGGCGACGACGGCCGGGGTGTCCAACTGGACCTTTCCCACGGTGGGTTGGTGTTCCTCGACGTCCACCACATAGCCGTCGAAGAGGTCGCCGACGCGGTCCTTCAGCAACGCGGCCTCGACGATGTCGACGCACTCGCGCTCGACGGTGCCCGCGAGCCGGGTGCCGTCGGCCATCTGTTCGGGGAGGGCGTCGAGGCCGGCCAGCACCCAGGCGGGCGGGGCGCCGGGAGCGAGGCAGAGCTCGGAGGCGTAGCGGTCGACCAGCCGTCGTAGGGGCGCTGTGCAGTGGGTGTAAGGGGCGGCTACCGCCGCGTGCGTGGTGACGGGCGGGAGGTCGCCGTCCCGGAAGACCGTGTAGCCCGCGCCGCGCAGCAGGGTCGTGCACTCCTGGAGGAAGGCCGCGTGGTGCGGGCGGCGCGGGTCCAGGGAGCGGATGAGTTCGGCGTAGGACATGTGGTGCGGCCAGTCGATGTGCAGGGCGTGCGCGGTGTGGTGGAGGCGGCCGACGGCGCCGTCCGGGGCGGTGGGCAGGGTGCGCAGGACGCCCGTGCCGTGCGTGAGCATCAGGTCGGCGGCGGCCATGCCGGTGAGGAGGGAGATCTGGGCGTTCCAGCCGTCGGCGGGGAGCGGGGCGCGGTAGGCGAGTTCGTAGGTGTTCCCGCGCTCGACGATCTCCTGCTCGGGCACGTTGAGGGAGATGCCGCCGCGCTCGACCTCCAGCCGTTCGCGCGCCTCGCCGATGTCCTTGAGCAGCGCGAGCGGCTCCTCGGCCGTGCCCTCGTCGATCCGCCGCTGCGCGGTCGCGTAGTCGAGTTTGGCCCGGCTGCGGACGAGGGCGCGGCGGACGTCCACGGCGGACGTACGGCCGTCCGCGTCCAGGTCGATCGTCCACAGCACCGCCGGCCGGGTCACGTCCGGCAGCAGGCTCGCGGCGCCCTCGCTCAGCAGGGGCGGGTGCAGCGGGGTCTTCTCGTCGGGGAAGTAGAGGGTGGTCACGCGGCGGTGGGCCTCCGCGTCCAGCGCACCGCCGGGGACCACGAAGGCGGCGACGTCGGCGATGGCGTAGCGGACCCGGAAACCGGTCCCCCTACGGGACAGGTGCATCGCCTGGTCGAGATCCATGGACGTGGGCGGGTCGATGGTGAAGAAGGGGATGTCGGTCGCGTCCTCGGCGGGCGGGATCGGGGCCTTCGCGGCCGCTTCCGCCTCGGCCAGTACCTCCGGCGGGAAGCTCTCGGGGACGCCGAGTTCGGTGCGCAGGGCCGCGAGGGCGGCGCGGAGCGGGGCTTCGGGGGTGCCGGTCACCCGGATGCGGCGGCTGGGCATGACACGAGCGTAGGCACAATCCGCCCGCCCGCACCCTTTACGCTGGCGCAGCACCCACCGTAAGGAGAAACCCACCGTGCTCGTCCTGCTGCCGCCCTCCGAAGGCAAGGCCTCCGCCGGCCGCGGTGCCCCGCTCAAGCCGGAGTCCCTGTCGCTGCCGGGACTCGCCGACGCCCGCGCGGCCGTCCTCGACGAACTCGTCGACCTGTGCGCGGCCGACGAGGACAAGGCACGCGAGGTGCTCGGCCTGAGCGAGGGGCTCAGGGGCGAGATCGCCAAGAACGTCGACCTGCGGACCGCCGGCGCGCGGCCCGCCGGGGAGATCTACACGGGTGTCCTCTACGACGCCCTCGACCTGGCCTCGCTCGAACCGGCCGCGAAGAAGCGGGCCGCGCGCTCGCTGCTGGTGTTCTCCGGGCTGTGGGGCGCCGTGCGCGTGACGGACCGCATCCCGTCCTACCGCTGCTCGATGGGGGTACGGCTGCCCGGGCTCGGGGCGCTGGGCGCGCACTGGCGGGCGCCGATGGCGGCCGCGCTGCCCGAGGTCGCGGGGAGCGGGCTGGTGCTGGATCTGCGGTCCTCGGCGTATGCGGCGGCGTGGAAGCCGAAGGGCGAGGTCGCGGGGCGGACGGCGACCGTACGGGTGCTGCACGCGCCGACCCGGAAGGTCGTCAGCCACTTCAACAAGGCGACGAAGGGGCGGATCGTGCGGAGCCTGTTGAGCGCGTCGGCCGCGCCCGGGACGCCGGCGGAGCTGGTGGAGGCGTTGCGCGGGCTGGGGTA from Streptomyces sp. NBC_01478 includes the following:
- the yaaA gene encoding peroxide stress protein YaaA, which gives rise to MLVLLPPSEGKASAGRGAPLKPESLSLPGLADARAAVLDELVDLCAADEDKAREVLGLSEGLRGEIAKNVDLRTAGARPAGEIYTGVLYDALDLASLEPAAKKRAARSLLVFSGLWGAVRVTDRIPSYRCSMGVRLPGLGALGAHWRAPMAAALPEVAGSGLVLDLRSSAYAAAWKPKGEVAGRTATVRVLHAPTRKVVSHFNKATKGRIVRSLLSASAAPGTPAELVEALRGLGYEVEAEAPGRAGQAWSLDVLVDEIH
- a CDS encoding FAD-dependent monooxygenase, with protein sequence MKTDTDYDVVIAGAGPIGLLLACELRLGGVRVLVAERLAEVDETIKAGGINTLTAVSLYRRGLLPALTEVQVETANGMKEFLRTQSGGDGAAPPPKSAGHFAGITLRADLLDASDPAFAEVGPPGEVGRFVPQAPLERLLGRRAGELGVEVRRQVELTGFDTDEDGVTVHLAPLTPTDGSAPQTVRAGWLVGCDGGRSLVRKLAGIQFPGTAPEITGYQAIADLTGTEGLSKGWNATGTGMYTYGPMPGRMVSIEFDGPPADRQSPVTTEELQASVRRVTGVDATVHQLHTATRFTDNCRQAETYRSGRVLLAGDAAHVHSPFGGQGLNLGVGDAMNLGWKLALVVSGRAPAGLLDTYTAERHPIGAWVLDWTRAQIAVMRPDAHARALRGVISDLAGTVDGTTYFVQRISGAWQHYDLPGDHPLTGRSAPDLELADGTRLGDHLHTGRALLLDLTDDPKLRARAAGYEGLVDVLTTTCPQHPELAGLLVRPDGITAWAADVDGTEDDPAEALRLWFGAPLGT
- a CDS encoding RNB domain-containing ribonuclease, whose product is MPSRRIRVTGTPEAPLRAALAALRTELGVPESFPPEVLAEAEAAAKAPIPPAEDATDIPFFTIDPPTSMDLDQAMHLSRRGTGFRVRYAIADVAAFVVPGGALDAEAHRRVTTLYFPDEKTPLHPPLLSEGAASLLPDVTRPAVLWTIDLDADGRTSAVDVRRALVRSRAKLDYATAQRRIDEGTAEEPLALLKDIGEARERLEVERGGISLNVPEQEIVERGNTYELAYRAPLPADGWNAQISLLTGMAAADLMLTHGTGVLRTLPTAPDGAVGRLHHTAHALHIDWPHHMSYAELIRSLDPRRPHHAAFLQECTTLLRGAGYTVFRDGDLPPVTTHAAVAAPYTHCTAPLRRLVDRYASELCLAPGAPPAWVLAGLDALPEQMADGTRLAGTVERECVDIVEAALLKDRVGDLFDGYVVDVEEHQPTVGKVQLDTPAVVARLEGGTTPLPLGERLRVRLTQADPGTSKVRFAPA
- a CDS encoding helix-turn-helix transcriptional regulator, whose amino-acid sequence is MSAREQALWTRARLGRCGPPLDLLTARFDRHVFAPHEHAEFSIGVCVGGSELIDYRGGRLRLGPGSIVVLAPDEMHTGGPGTTTEGYAYRALYADPALLTDGILGTGLPHFREPLLDDAELAVALRAAHTQLSVCPDPLEAESRLPWLLTALARRHSTSGPAPDLTVGAAWVAHAVRDRLADELLTPPSLSSLAADFGLSRYQLLRAFRTTMGIPPYAWLAQHRVTRARGLLEAGGRPAEVAAQVGFADQAHLTRWFRRVLGVTPAAYRNSVQDDRR
- a CDS encoding TetR/AcrR family transcriptional regulator; this translates as MSENENAAELPLRERKKRATRQRISNVASALFRERGFDQVSVAEVARAAEVSTMTVFNYFPRKEDLFLDRIPEAVEVFSGAVRHRAPGETPLAALRRLALELLDQRHPLAGPDRGFPDFWEVVADSPALRARGREALEEIENALTTALTETAPDTPDPALTAALTVAAYRTVYVATARRVFAGEPAESLVDDHRARVCAAFDALERALTPA